In a genomic window of Colius striatus isolate bColStr4 chromosome 2, bColStr4.1.hap1, whole genome shotgun sequence:
- the CLU gene encoding clusterin: MAPALLSLLGLLIVWGGGQALVPPSELKQMSAAGSKYIDTEVENAINGVKQMKTLMDKSSKDHQAILNTLEETKRRKEEAVRLAQEKEQELAGKQEVCSETMQALWEECKPCLKHTCMRFYSRTCHSGSGLVGRQLEEFLNHSSPFSIWVNGERIDSLLERDQRQEKQFEDLEERFGLLEDEVDNIFQDSTQVSSRMYPFFQPPFGGFREAFRPPVQRVRLPLRSQRLSRELHPFLQPPHHGFHHLFQPLFEMTQRMLEEAQGGWERPLGGFASESRNFSDDRMVCREIRRNSAGCLRLRDECQKCQEILGVDCEQTEPGQRQLREQLEDALRLADRFSRHYDDLLRSFQAEMLNTTHLLDQLNRQFGWVSRLANLTQDTDGFLQVTTVFSKAPNPSDPSAAPDTQVTVQLFDSEPLSLTVPGSISWDDPRFMETVAEQALEHYKQNVIE, encoded by the exons ATGGCACCGGCGCTGCTCTCGCTGCTCGGGCTCCTGATTGTCTGGGGTGGGGGACAGGCCCTCGTCCCCCCCAGCGAGCTCAAGC AGATGTCGGCAGCTGGCAGCAAATACATTGACACAGAGGTGGAAAACGCCATCAACGGGGTGAAGCAGATGAAGACCCTCATGGACAAGAGCAGTAAAGATCACCAAGCCATCCTGAACACCTTGGAGGAGAccaagaggaggaaggag GAGGCGGTGCGTCTGGCGcaggagaaggagcaggagctggcgGGGAAGCAGGAGGTTTGCAGCGAGACAATGCAGGCGCTGTGGGAGGAGTGCAAGCCCTGCCTCAAACACACCTGCATGCGCTTCTACTCCCGAACCTGCCACAGCGGCTCAGGACTGGTGGGGCGGCAG ctggaggagttcctgaACCATTCCTCACCTTTCTCCATCTGGGTGAACGGCGAGCGCATCGACTCGCTGCTGGAGCGGGACCAGCGGCAGGAGAAGCAGTTTGAGGACCTGGAAGAGCGTTTCGGTTTGCTGGAGGACGAGGTGGACAACATCTTCCAGGACAGCACCCAAGTCTCCAGCCGAATGTATCCCTTCTTCCAACCGCCCTTCGGGGGCTTCCGCGAGGCCTTTCGCCCCCCCGTGCAGCGCGTCCGCCTCCCCCTGCGCAGCCAGAGGTTGTCCCGGGAGCTGCACCCCTTCCTGCAGCCACCCCACCACGGCTTCCACCACCTCTTCCAGCCGCTCTTCGAGATGACACAGCGGATGCTGGAGGAAGCGCAGGGTGGCTGGGAGCGCCCCTTGGGTGGCTTTGCCTCAG AATCCCGTAACTTCAGTGATGATCGAATGGTGTGTCGGGAGATCCGGCGCAACTCTGCCGGCTGCCTGCGGCTGCGGGACGAGTGCCAGAAGTGCCAGGAGATCCTCGGCGTGG ACTGCGAGCAGACAGAGCccgggcagaggcagctgcGGGAGCAGCTGGAGGACGCGCTGCGCTTGGCCGACCGCTTCAGCCGCCACTACGACGACCTGCTCCGCTCCTTCCAAGCTGAGATGCTCAACACCACCCACCTCCTGGACCAGCTCAACCGCCAGTTTGGATGGGTCTCACGCTTGGCCAACCTTACCCAAGACACCGATGGTTTTCTCCAGGTCACCACG GTCTTCTCCAAGGCTCCCAACCCCtcggacccctcagctgcccctgACACGCAGGTGACGGTTCAGCTCTTCGATTCGGAGCCGCTGTCGCTGACAGTGCCCGGGAGCATCTCCTGGGACGACCCGCGGTTCATGGAGACCGTGGCTGAGCAGGCGCTTGAGCACTACAAGCAAAACGTGAT AGAGTAG